A single region of the Thermoanaerobacterium aotearoense genome encodes:
- a CDS encoding ZIP family metal transporter: MSNFHVVVLGFLIGIVGTGTGGAMTFFLRKPSKRFLSTILGFAGGLMLSVVTFDLLPHAFETGGLNVGMLGLIAGVLIVVFFEDILPDKERINNYLKEGIIMGFAIAIHNFPEGLAVGSGFMASSSFGLSIALVIALHDIPEGIAMATPLSIGGVTPFKNVMYAILAGIPTGLGAIAGVYMGEISPFFIALNLGIAGGAMLYVTCGEMIPESRDLYRGRISVFGMIAGIISGIIITRVL, from the coding sequence GTGAGCAATTTTCATGTTGTTGTGCTGGGCTTTCTTATAGGCATAGTAGGCACTGGTACAGGTGGTGCCATGACATTTTTTTTGAGGAAACCATCCAAGCGATTTTTAAGCACGATATTGGGTTTTGCAGGTGGTCTCATGCTGTCTGTAGTAACATTTGATTTGCTTCCACATGCCTTTGAGACGGGCGGATTGAATGTGGGCATGTTAGGACTTATAGCAGGTGTCTTAATCGTGGTTTTTTTTGAAGATATACTGCCTGATAAGGAGAGAATAAACAATTATTTAAAAGAGGGAATAATAATGGGATTCGCCATTGCAATACATAATTTTCCTGAAGGGCTTGCTGTAGGCTCTGGCTTTATGGCATCCAGCAGTTTCGGCTTAAGCATTGCACTTGTCATTGCCCTTCATGACATACCTGAAGGAATAGCAATGGCCACACCTCTATCTATAGGAGGTGTAACGCCATTTAAGAACGTGATGTATGCAATACTGGCAGGTATACCTACAGGCTTAGGAGCTATTGCTGGTGTTTATATGGGAGAGATATCACCTTTTTTCATAGCTTTAAATCTGGGGATTGCCGGTGGCGCCATGCTTTATGTGACTTGCGGAGAGATGATACCGGAATCAAGAGACTTGTACAGAGGAAGGATTTCTGTATTTGGAATGATTGCGGGAATCATTAGTGGTATAATAATTACGAGAGTTTTATGA
- a CDS encoding L-threonylcarbamoyladenylate synthase, with the protein MTKVVKLDRDNPDMNLIDEAAAILLNGGLVAFPTETVYGIGANSLNPDAVAKIFVAKGRPQDNPLILHIAEFQDLFKYAKNVSNDSLKLAHQFWPGPLTMIFEKSDIVPSINTAGMNTVAIRMPSNKIAHTLIKRAGVPVSAPSANLSGKPSPTDASHVISDLYGRVDMIIDGGSCDVGVESTVVDMTGEIPTILRPGGITKEMIMDVVGSVDVDPVVYKKPSLDVKPKSPGMKYKHYSPDAEVYIVKGNIGDVIKKIQELTEFQLNNGKKVGIMATEQTCEKYRNGEVLVVGNREKPETIAKNLFRCLREFDKKGVDVVYAEGFDYDEIGLAIMNRLEKAAGYREINA; encoded by the coding sequence ATGACAAAGGTAGTTAAGCTTGATAGAGATAATCCAGATATGAATTTAATTGACGAGGCAGCGGCTATACTTCTAAATGGAGGTCTTGTGGCTTTTCCTACAGAGACGGTTTACGGCATTGGCGCCAATTCACTAAATCCGGATGCTGTGGCCAAGATATTCGTAGCCAAAGGCAGACCTCAGGATAATCCTCTTATCTTGCACATCGCAGAGTTTCAAGATCTCTTTAAATACGCTAAAAATGTCTCCAATGATTCATTAAAGCTGGCGCATCAGTTTTGGCCGGGACCATTGACAATGATATTTGAAAAGTCTGATATAGTTCCATCTATAAATACAGCCGGAATGAATACTGTAGCCATTAGAATGCCGTCTAATAAGATTGCACATACACTCATAAAAAGAGCTGGTGTGCCTGTGTCTGCTCCAAGCGCAAATCTATCTGGTAAGCCAAGTCCTACAGATGCTTCACACGTGATCAGCGACCTTTACGGCAGAGTAGACATGATAATAGACGGCGGAAGCTGTGATGTAGGGGTGGAGTCTACAGTGGTAGACATGACAGGAGAGATTCCTACCATTTTAAGGCCTGGCGGAATCACGAAAGAGATGATAATGGACGTAGTCGGCAGTGTTGATGTAGATCCTGTTGTCTACAAAAAACCTTCTTTGGACGTGAAGCCTAAATCACCAGGCATGAAGTACAAACACTATTCTCCAGATGCAGAAGTTTACATAGTCAAGGGAAATATAGGCGATGTTATAAAAAAAATACAAGAGTTGACAGAATTTCAATTGAATAATGGCAAAAAAGTTGGTATAATGGCAACAGAGCAAACATGCGAAAAATATCGAAACGGGGAAGTTTTAGTAGTAGGCAACAGGGAAAAGCCTGAAACTATCGCCAAAAATCTTTTTAGGTGTCTTAGAGAATTCGACAAAAAAGGCGTTGACGTAGTTTATGCGGAAGGATTTGACTACGATGAAATTGGACTGGCTATTATGAATAGGCTTGAAAAAGCCGCTGGATACAGGGAAATCAACGCATAA